The genome window GGGGCTGGGACGGGAACGGGCTGGGGGCacgctgggctgggggggagacacagggctggggggacatcgggctggggggggggacacaatGGGCTGGAGGGACATCAGGCTGGGAggtggggacacggggctgcggggacaacaggcggggggggggacacggggctaGGGGGACatcggggtggggggacaccgggctggggggggacgCTGAGCtggaggggggggacacaggaCTGGGGGGACACCGGGCTGGGGGTacacggggctggggggacatcggggtggggggacaccgggctgggggggggacacggggctgcgGGGACATCGGGCTGTGAGGGGACACTGAGATAGGTGGACACCGGTCTGGGagagggggacacggggctggggggacaccgggcggggggggggacaccggctgggggggacacacactgggatggggggggacacatggggctgggggagccagGGGACACGGGGCCCGTCGCAGGCACCGTCCTCGGGGGAGGCGGGGACACGGGACGGGGCGAAGCTGCcgccggggctgcgggagccgcCGGGCTCACAGCGAGATACCGGCGCCGGTGGGAGCGGGCTACGGCGGCCGGGTGAGGACAAAGAACGGGGGGCGAacggggggggcgggcggggcctGGCACGGGCAGCGGCCCCGCCTCCGGCCCCGCCTCCAGCCACGCCCCCCACGTGGCTCCGGCCGCCGATGGGCTCTTTAAATGATGCAACCGGCCGCCGGCTTGGCCCCGCCCCCTGAGCACCTATTCGCTGGGCCGGCGCCGAGCGCCTCCATCCCATTCGCCGAGACGGGCCCCTCTCACTGCCGATTGGTTCGACGTGTGCCGGTGACACGCCCTCCCTGCTCTGATTGGCTGGGCGTGGCCCCGCCCTCTCcgcgggcggtggcggcggcggcagcagcatggcggcggcggcgggggccatggcggcggaggaggcggaggaggcGCTGGGGCTCTTCACCGGCATCGGCCTCAGCGAGGCCAAAGCACGCGAGACGCTGCGCAACGGGGCGCTCAGCGCGCTGCTCCGCCGGGCCGTGCTGCAGGTGCGCCCGCCGCGGGCCCCCCCCGGTCCCCGGTGCGGCGGCGTCACCCCCCGGgaccccgccccctccccgggaccccgccccctccccgggaccccccctCCCGGGCCCCacctccccccggccccgccgagcGACCTCGGTCCTTGGCACTCCCCGCCCCTCGCACCGGGGCCGCCGCTTCGCCGGGGCTCAGCCTCGGGCCGGCCCTGACGCTtccccggggcggcggcaggCTCGGAGCGCGCTGGGCCCGGCCCTGGACAAAGCCACCGGGACGCTACTGTACAACGCGGCCGCCCGCCTCAGGGACCCGAAGCACCTCGGCTTCCTCGTCGGCTACATCGCCCGCAGGGAGATCCTCACCGACCTGCAGCTCAGCGGTACCGGGcggccccgggacccccggccccggcggagACGGGAGGGCCCCGCTCCTCACCCCCCCTCCTCTCTGTCCCCAGCCGCCCTGGAGTACGTGAGGAGCCACCCCCTGGAGCCGCTGGACGTGGGGGACTTCGAGCGGGCCTGCGGCGTGGGGGTGTGCGTCACCCCCGAGCAGATCGAGGAGGCGGTGAgtggggacggggctggggacgcgggccgggccgggccgggctgggccgggctGGCAGCCCCTGGCATCACGCTCACCCCCGCGtccctgccccactgcccaGGTGGAGGCCGTGATCGGCGAGCaccgggcagagctgctggccgAGCGCTACCACTTCAACATGGGGCTGCTGATGGGTGAGTGGGGGGCACCGGCGCAGCCCCCGCCTGGCACTCCTGCTCCCCTGCGTCCTGAGAGCCAGCCCTTTGCCGTGTGCCACCCTGGCCCCGGCTGCCACAGCCCACCCGGCACAGGGGAGGTGTCCAGCCACGTCCCCCAcgtgggcagggctgtgggtggcAGCCGTCTGTGGTACCAGGGGTGGCCTTGGGGCTCCAGCCACTGGCCGCGGCATCCTGCATCAGCGGCCCCGGCTGAAGCCCCTGGGGCTGGGCCGTGCCCCTCGCCCACGGGGTGCCCTGTCCACAGGGGAGGCGCGGAGCCGGCTGCGGTGGGCGGACGGGAAGACCATCAAGAACGAGGTGGACCTGCAGGTGGGTGTGAGGGCAGCGGGTCGGGCGCTGCATGGGGTGGTGTCCCCTATCGGTGCCGTGCCCGGTGCAGGACCTGCTGGCCTGTCCCATGGGAGGgcccagcactggggacagcCTGCCCCGGCCAGGGTGGAGGGTGACTCTGAACCGGGCCACCTCCAGGCCTTGGGGTGCCGGGAGCCTTTTCTACTcctgtctctgtctcttttccCCAGGTACTGCATTTGCTGGGGCCAAAGACAGAAGctgacctggaaaaaaaaacaatggtgAGGGGGAGGCTGGGACCTGGGATGGTGTTTCCCTGCTGAGTGTCCAGGTGGGATCCCAAATAGGGATCTGGGCCCAGCCACCACCATGGGCATGGGTCTGAGGGAGCGCTGGAGGCAGCAGGCTGGGCCAGGAGGGGAAGGTGTGTGCTGGGGCCAGGCTCTCAGGATGCTGTGTTGGTCCCTGCAGGCTGCGAAGGCCCGGCCAGCCCCAGCGGAGAAGCAGAAGGCGGCTGTGGTGGAGAACGGTAAGAGACGGTCATCCTGCGGGCAgcttccccagcccctcggTTCCTGGCTGGGACCTGCCTCCGAGCTGGGCCCTGGGAGCTGCGGTCTGGCCGCTGCTCAGCCCCGTCTCTCCCCACAGGCGAGGTGGGCACGGAGACACGGtcgctgctggagcagctgcgGGGAGAAGCCCTCAAGTTCCACAAGCCAGGTGAGTGCGAGGAGCCGCTGCCATGTGCGGGGTCACTCCGCCGGCTCTGTGCCCAGCCCCGGCTCTCCATGCTGCGGAGGACCAGCCTGGCCACGCATCCTTCgctgccagctgctgggctTGGCTCGGTTTGGGTGGTGCTACAGTCCTGAGCTTCCTCTACCTGCAGGAGAGAACTACAAGACGGAGGGCTACGTGGTGACGCCCAACACCATGGCCCTGCTGAAGCAGCACCTGGCAATCACGGGTGGGCAGGTGAGGCCGCGTCCCCCAGCCCAGCGGCTGCCTGCAAGGGTGGCACTGCCGTGCCAGGCTCCAGCCGGGTGGGTGGGGTGGCTGGGAGGACACACAGCTCACCGGGGACACGGCCAGAGGTGACACCCACATGGCATGGTGGAGCTCTGTGGGATCATTGGGGGCTCATGTCAGCGCCCCCGCTGTCAGGAAGCCGGGAGGGTCTCCTGCTGAAGGACAGAGGTGTCCCCTTTGTCCCCTGCAGGTGCGGACACGGTTCCCTCCTGAGCCCAATGGGATCCTGCACATTGGCCATGCCAAGGCCATCAACTTCAACTTTGGCTACGCCAAGGTGAGAAGCACCAAGCCCCGCTGgcagctccccccagccccgcctcCCCACACTGCTTGGCCACTGGCCTGGCCCTGCAGTCCGCTGGGCAGCGGGTGCTCActgtccccccatccccaggccAACGGTGGTGTGTGCTTCCTGCGCTATGACGACACCAACCccgagaaggaggaggagaagtaCTTCACGGCCATCCGGGAGATGGTGGAGTGGCTGGGTATGGGtcgggctggggagggcaggatcAGGCCAGGTGCTGCTGGGGACATGCCTGCATGCAGGTCCTGCTGCCGGGCCCTGGGGGTGCCTCCAACCCGCTCTGTTTTCCCCGTCCCCACAGGCTACCAGCCCTATGCAGTGACCCACGCGTCAGATTACTTTGACCAGCTCTACACCTGGGCCCTGGAGCTCATCCACAGGTGAGCGTGCCAGGGCGGTATGGATGCACTGGGGCGGTGCGGGGGTCCTGTGCCATGGGCGAGGCTCCCCCTTGCCCAGGGGATGGGCCACTCATGGCTGGTGATGGCATTTCCCCTTCGTAGGGGCCAGGCATACGTCTGCCATCAGAAGGTCGAGGAGATCAAGGGCCACAACCCACCGCCCTCGCCGTGGCGGGACCGGCCCGCGGAGGAGTCGCTCCGGCTCTTCGAGGTACTcctggctggggacaggcacTGTGTGCCCGTGGCGACCGGGTCTGTGGCTCAGCTGACAGCTTCCCCCTGCTCCACAGGACATGCGGAAAGGCaagtttggggagggggaggccaCGCTGCGGATGAAGCTGATGATGGAGGACGGGAAGATGGACCCTGTCGCCTACCGTGTCAAGTTCACCCCGCACCACCGCACCGGAGACAAGTGGTAGGGGGGGCCTGCAGCGTCCTGGCAGGGGTGTCAGGGGTGGGTCTGTGTCTCCTGGGGGCGGGGAGGTGTCGGGAGGGGAGCGGTACCGGGCTCTGCCGCAGGGCTGACTGCATCTGCCTTGCAGGTGCATCTACCCCACGTACGACTACACACACTGCCTCTGCGACTCCATCGAGCACATCACGCACTCCCTCTGCACCAAGGAGTTCCAGGCCAGGTGAGCGCTGTGCACGGCACGGCCCAGGTCTGGGCTGGACCTGgtggggcagctctgccagagAGCAGCTGGCCATGTACCGGCGGCTGCCAGAGCGCTGGGTCACAGGGTGTCCGTGGGACTGCGGGTGGCGTGAGGCTGAGCCGGGCTGTGCCCGCATCTCCCTTGCAGGCGCTCCTCCTACTTCTGGCTGTGCAACGCGCTGGATGTCTACTGCCCCGTGCAGTGGGAGTACGGGCGCCTGAACCTGCTCTACACGGTCGTCTCCAAGAGGAAGATCATCCGGCTGGTGGAGACGGGTGCCGTGAGGTAGGAGCGGGGCCAGCAGCCGGGGTGGCTCTTGCCTGGGGCACGCCTGGCTGTCACACCGGTGTTTTCTCAGGGACTGGGATGACCCGCGGCTCTTCACGCTGACAGCCCTGCGCCGGCGAGGCTTCCCCCCCGAGGCCATCAACAACTTCTGTGCCCGGGTAGGTGTTGGGGACAGAATGGGAGGGGGCAGGTGGGTGTGTCCCCCAGCTGGTGTGGTGACAGCAGGCTGTCCTGCAGGTCGGTGTGACGGTGGCCCAGGCGACGATGGAGCCACATCTGCTGGAGGCGTGTGCACGGGAGGTGCTGAACGAGCAGGCCCCCCGCGCCATGGC of Nyctibius grandis isolate bNycGra1 chromosome 10, bNycGra1.pri, whole genome shotgun sequence contains these proteins:
- the QARS1 gene encoding glutamine--tRNA ligase gives rise to the protein MAAAAGAMAAEEAEEALGLFTGIGLSEAKARETLRNGALSALLRRAVLQARSALGPALDKATGTLLYNAAARLRDPKHLGFLVGYIARREILTDLQLSAALEYVRSHPLEPLDVGDFERACGVGVCVTPEQIEEAVEAVIGEHRAELLAERYHFNMGLLMGEARSRLRWADGKTIKNEVDLQVLHLLGPKTEADLEKKTMAAKARPAPAEKQKAAVVENGEVGTETRSLLEQLRGEALKFHKPGENYKTEGYVVTPNTMALLKQHLAITGGQVRTRFPPEPNGILHIGHAKAINFNFGYAKANGGVCFLRYDDTNPEKEEEKYFTAIREMVEWLGYQPYAVTHASDYFDQLYTWALELIHRGQAYVCHQKVEEIKGHNPPPSPWRDRPAEESLRLFEDMRKGKFGEGEATLRMKLMMEDGKMDPVAYRVKFTPHHRTGDKWCIYPTYDYTHCLCDSIEHITHSLCTKEFQARRSSYFWLCNALDVYCPVQWEYGRLNLLYTVVSKRKIIRLVETGAVRDWDDPRLFTLTALRRRGFPPEAINNFCARVGVTVAQATMEPHLLEACAREVLNEQAPRAMAVLEPLKVTITNFPAPKALEVPVPNFPADERRGFHKVPFQPTVYIEETDFREEADKGYKRLAPGQPVGLRHAGYVIAVQNIIKDASGRVIELEVTCTKSDVAEKPKAFIHWVSEPLVCEVRLYERLFLHKNPEDPSEVPGGFLSDLNPDSLHVVHNALVDSSVLSARPFDKFQFERLGYFSVDPDSAEGKMVFNRTVTLKEDPGKA